Proteins found in one Pectobacterium atrosepticum genomic segment:
- a CDS encoding o-succinylbenzoate synthase: MRQVTLYRYSVPMEAGVVLRNQRLKTRDGLIVRLQEDERLGWGEIAPLPEFSLETLAEAESAALEQLAAWAAGHAFSEDLPPSVAFGLSCAQAELDQHLPQAADYRKAPLCNGDPDELFEMLQAMPGEKVAKVKVGLYEAVRDGMIVNVLLEALPDLKLRLDANRSWTRAKADGFARYVAPSLRSRIAFLEEPCKTREESREFARETGINIAWDESVREADFRVEAEPGVSAIVIKPTLVGSLARCQQLVQETHQAGLTAVISSSIESSLGLTQLARLASWLTPDTIPGLDTLDLMQTQVIQRWPDSALPLLAAEQLDVVWQS, from the coding sequence ATGCGCCAGGTCACTCTCTATCGTTATAGCGTGCCGATGGAAGCCGGAGTGGTGCTGCGCAATCAGCGCCTGAAAACCCGCGATGGTCTTATCGTTCGCCTGCAAGAAGATGAACGATTGGGTTGGGGGGAAATTGCGCCACTGCCGGAGTTCAGTCTGGAAACGCTGGCAGAAGCGGAATCAGCCGCGCTTGAGCAACTGGCTGCGTGGGCGGCAGGGCATGCATTTTCTGAGGATCTTCCTCCGTCCGTTGCCTTTGGTTTGAGCTGCGCGCAGGCCGAACTGGATCAGCACCTGCCGCAGGCGGCGGACTATCGCAAAGCGCCCTTGTGCAATGGCGATCCTGATGAGCTGTTCGAAATGCTACAGGCGATGCCGGGTGAGAAAGTGGCAAAGGTGAAAGTCGGCCTGTACGAGGCGGTGCGTGACGGAATGATCGTTAACGTACTGCTGGAAGCCTTGCCGGATCTGAAACTCCGTCTGGATGCCAACCGCAGTTGGACACGCGCCAAAGCGGACGGCTTTGCCCGCTATGTTGCTCCGTCGTTACGCTCACGTATTGCCTTTCTCGAAGAGCCTTGCAAAACCCGTGAAGAATCCCGTGAGTTTGCGCGTGAAACCGGCATCAACATCGCCTGGGACGAAAGCGTGCGTGAGGCGGATTTTCGGGTGGAAGCTGAACCGGGTGTGAGTGCGATTGTGATCAAGCCGACGCTGGTCGGCAGCCTTGCTCGCTGCCAGCAACTGGTGCAGGAAACGCATCAGGCTGGGTTAACGGCGGTGATCAGTTCCAGCATTGAATCCAGTCTGGGGTTAACGCAACTGGCGCGTTTGGCAAGCTGGCTGACGCCGGACACGATCCCAGGGCTGGACACGTTAGATCTGATGCAGACGCAGGTGATTCAGCGTTGGCCGGATAGCGCGTTGCCGCTTCTGGCTGCCGAGCAACTGGACGTGGTATGGCAATCCTGA
- a CDS encoding SDR family oxidoreductase, whose translation MSMKNDNEHAGKTGTEPNLHRRKMLTAAAMAAPAVLLMGAASSGVQAAQPKPATGKVALVTGSSRGIGAATAKRLAADGFSVTVNYLTNRELAAGVVRQIEQEGGKAISVQADVSDPSAVRRLFEANNEAFGRVDVVVSNAGIMQLAPFTELSDEQFDRMMAVNVKGSFNVLREAARRVRDGGRILTLSSSITKLRSPTYGSYAASKAAQELFANILAKELEGRMISVNAIAPGLVNTTLFTDGKTPQQIAGFAQRTPHKRLAEPEDIANVISTLCSNDGGWVNGQTVFANGGII comes from the coding sequence ATGAGCATGAAAAATGACAATGAACACGCCGGTAAGACCGGAACTGAACCCAATCTCCATCGACGTAAAATGTTGACGGCCGCCGCCATGGCCGCGCCAGCCGTGCTGTTAATGGGGGCGGCGAGTAGCGGAGTTCAAGCCGCACAACCCAAGCCGGCTACTGGCAAAGTTGCATTGGTTACGGGGTCGTCACGCGGGATCGGCGCAGCCACTGCCAAGCGACTGGCTGCTGATGGCTTTAGTGTCACGGTCAACTATCTAACTAACCGCGAACTGGCAGCTGGCGTTGTGCGGCAGATCGAGCAAGAAGGTGGCAAGGCCATCAGCGTACAGGCCGATGTCAGTGACCCGTCAGCCGTGCGCCGCTTGTTTGAAGCCAATAACGAGGCTTTTGGCCGTGTCGATGTTGTGGTGAGTAACGCAGGCATCATGCAGTTGGCACCTTTTACTGAACTCTCTGACGAGCAGTTCGATCGTATGATGGCGGTTAACGTGAAGGGGAGTTTCAATGTCCTGCGCGAAGCTGCCCGTCGCGTACGCGATGGCGGAAGAATTCTTACGCTGTCTTCAAGCATTACGAAATTGCGCAGCCCGACCTATGGGTCGTATGCTGCTTCCAAAGCTGCGCAAGAGCTCTTTGCCAATATCCTTGCCAAGGAATTGGAAGGCCGCATGATTTCGGTCAATGCCATTGCTCCGGGATTGGTCAACACGACTCTCTTCACCGATGGCAAGACGCCGCAGCAAATTGCTGGTTTTGCCCAGCGCACACCGCACAAGCGATTGGCTGAGCCAGAAGATATTGCCAACGTCATCTCTACGCTTTGCAGTAACGACGGCGGGTGGGTGAACGGTCAAACCGTGTTTGCCAATGGTGGCATTATCTGA
- a CDS encoding catalase, giving the protein MREGKLAAGKSTTERGDHPTVNAERRSPIQFQDMWFLEKLAQFDRETSASHQRFKIGSNLHVPDK; this is encoded by the coding sequence GTGAGAGAAGGAAAATTAGCCGCAGGGAAAAGCACCACAGAGAGAGGCGATCATCCTACGGTGAATGCCGAGAGACGCAGCCCGATACAGTTTCAGGATATGTGGTTTTTAGAAAAACTGGCACAGTTTGATCGCGAAACCAGCGCCAGTCATCAGAGATTCAAGATAGGTTCAAACCTTCATGTTCCAGATAAATAA
- a CDS encoding SDR family oxidoreductase — protein MSTQDFNNPVRSGETNLSRRKILTAAAVAVPAALILGPASGVAAAAQSNATNSKAALVTGSSRGIGAAIAKRLALDGYAVTVNYLNNRELAAGVVRDIESAGGKAIFEQADVSDAKAVRRLFDKHREAFGQVDIVVANAGIQRLGAFADMSDDDYVRLIDVNMKGVFHTLREGARQVSDGGRIIALSSGTTSMRPPTYGPYAASKAAVEVFVNILAKELAGRMISVNAVAPGTTNTSLFTDGKTPEQIAGFAQQTPYKRLGEPEDIANVVSILAGGRGGWINGQVVNANGGLV, from the coding sequence ATGTCCACACAAGATTTCAACAATCCCGTTCGTTCTGGTGAGACTAACCTTTCCAGACGCAAGATCCTGACGGCCGCTGCTGTAGCCGTGCCAGCCGCATTGATTCTTGGTCCGGCGAGTGGTGTCGCTGCCGCTGCGCAATCCAATGCTACCAATAGCAAAGCGGCACTGGTTACGGGGTCGTCGCGAGGCATTGGTGCGGCGATAGCGAAGCGACTGGCTCTGGATGGATATGCGGTGACCGTTAATTATCTGAACAATCGTGAACTCGCGGCTGGGGTTGTGCGTGACATTGAGTCTGCGGGCGGGAAAGCTATTTTCGAGCAAGCCGATGTCAGTGATGCCAAGGCTGTGCGCCGTCTTTTTGACAAACACCGTGAAGCGTTCGGTCAGGTGGATATCGTTGTCGCGAATGCGGGAATCCAAAGGCTAGGGGCGTTCGCCGATATGAGTGACGATGACTATGTCAGGTTGATAGACGTCAACATGAAAGGTGTTTTCCACACGCTGCGTGAGGGCGCTAGGCAGGTCTCTGATGGCGGACGCATCATCGCTCTTTCATCAGGGACCACCAGTATGCGCCCACCCACTTACGGTCCCTATGCGGCCAGCAAAGCGGCCGTGGAGGTGTTTGTCAACATCCTTGCAAAGGAACTGGCAGGACGGATGATTTCCGTCAATGCGGTGGCACCAGGTACCACGAATACGTCTCTTTTTACCGACGGCAAGACGCCAGAACAGATCGCTGGGTTTGCACAGCAGACGCCGTACAAACGACTTGGTGAACCGGAAGACATTGCCAATGTTGTCTCAATCCTTGCTGGAGGACGCGGAGGCTGGATCAATGGCCAGGTGGTGAATGCCAACGGCGGTCTGGTCTAG
- a CDS encoding transcriptional regulator: MSIDVAKHSEVQRKLSSETKQDPRVEALVNEVIGRVADKWTMFILEVLAENGELRFTQLAKKVAGISQKMLTQTLRQMEREGLVIRTVHPVIPPKVEYRLTDLGLGLGAAFCGVWVWAEQNLEIIEQARATFDLQAKSS, translated from the coding sequence ATGAGCATCGACGTCGCTAAACACTCAGAAGTCCAGAGAAAGCTTTCATCAGAGACAAAGCAGGATCCACGCGTAGAAGCACTGGTTAACGAAGTGATCGGCCGAGTAGCAGACAAATGGACGATGTTCATCCTTGAGGTCCTGGCTGAAAACGGAGAATTACGCTTCACACAATTGGCAAAAAAAGTGGCAGGGATCAGCCAGAAAATGCTGACGCAAACCCTGCGCCAAATGGAACGTGAAGGGTTGGTGATCCGCACCGTACATCCCGTTATTCCCCCAAAGGTGGAGTACCGCTTGACAGATCTCGGTCTTGGACTTGGAGCGGCGTTCTGTGGCGTGTGGGTATGGGCTGAGCAAAACCTTGAAATCATCGAGCAAGCCCGTGCCACATTCGATCTGCAAGCCAAAAGCAGCTAA
- a CDS encoding 2-succinyl-5-enolpyruvyl-6-hydroxy-3-cyclohexene-1-carboxylic-acid synthase — MSTSVFNRRWATLLLESLTRHGVRHICIAPGSRSTPLTLSAADNHALICHTHFDERGLGHLALGLAKASREPVAIIVTSGTAAANLYPAIIEAGLTGERLVVLTADRPPELIDCGANQAIRQHALYASHPTLALDLPRPTPDIPATWLVSSVDSAMARLTHGALHINCPFAEPLYGADDGTAYQDWLMTLGDWWNSREPWLREMRQSTLVVQPDWPQWRQKRGVVLAGRVSAEQGARLAAWANELGWPLIGDVLSQSGQPLPCADIWLAHPEAASLLRQAEIVLQFGGSLTGKRLLQWQEQCQPQEFWLIDDLPGRLDPAHHRGRRLVADVGEWLSAHPADKQTPWADLLVDIADRTQRQVDAHLASHFGEAQLAQRIPALLPPDGQLFVGNSLVVRLIDALAQLPQGYPVYGNRGASGIDGLISTLAGVQRATAKATLGIVGDLSALYDLNALALLRQSPAPLVLIVVNNNGGQIFSLLPTPVAQREAFYCMPQNVEFGHAAAMFGLNYVRAESWEQLADTVSDCWTQGGVTLLEVVVEPKDGAETLNELVAQVAAWTH; from the coding sequence ATGTCAACAAGTGTATTTAATCGCCGCTGGGCTACATTACTGCTGGAATCGCTGACCCGTCACGGCGTCCGGCATATCTGCATCGCGCCTGGTTCTCGCTCCACCCCGCTGACGCTGTCCGCGGCGGATAATCATGCGCTGATTTGCCATACGCATTTCGACGAGCGAGGGCTCGGGCATCTTGCGCTGGGGCTGGCAAAAGCCTCGCGTGAACCTGTTGCGATTATCGTGACATCCGGCACGGCTGCCGCGAATCTCTATCCCGCAATCATTGAAGCCGGGCTGACCGGTGAACGGCTGGTCGTTCTGACGGCTGACCGCCCGCCGGAGTTGATTGACTGCGGTGCGAATCAGGCGATTCGTCAGCATGCACTGTATGCTTCACATCCTACGCTGGCGCTGGATTTGCCTCGCCCTACGCCCGATATTCCGGCCACCTGGCTGGTTTCCTCTGTGGATAGTGCCATGGCGCGGCTTACGCACGGCGCGTTGCACATTAACTGCCCCTTTGCTGAACCGCTGTATGGTGCCGATGACGGCACGGCTTATCAGGACTGGCTAATGACGCTGGGTGACTGGTGGAACAGCCGTGAGCCTTGGCTGCGTGAAATGCGTCAGAGTACGCTTGTGGTGCAGCCGGACTGGCCGCAGTGGCGGCAGAAACGTGGCGTCGTCCTCGCCGGACGCGTGAGTGCTGAACAAGGCGCGCGTCTTGCTGCGTGGGCGAACGAGTTGGGCTGGCCGTTGATTGGTGATGTCCTGTCGCAAAGTGGGCAGCCTTTGCCCTGTGCAGATATTTGGTTGGCGCACCCTGAAGCGGCGAGTCTTTTACGGCAGGCGGAAATCGTCCTACAGTTCGGCGGAAGCCTGACGGGCAAACGTCTGTTGCAATGGCAGGAACAGTGCCAGCCGCAAGAGTTTTGGTTAATTGATGATTTACCCGGACGACTGGATCCGGCTCACCATCGTGGGCGCCGTCTGGTCGCGGACGTTGGCGAATGGCTGTCGGCGCATCCAGCAGACAAACAGACGCCGTGGGCGGACTTGCTGGTGGATATTGCCGACAGAACGCAGCGGCAGGTTGACGCGCATCTGGCTTCCCATTTTGGTGAAGCGCAGCTGGCGCAGCGAATACCGGCGCTTTTGCCGCCGGATGGGCAGCTGTTTGTCGGCAACAGTCTCGTGGTACGTCTGATCGATGCGCTGGCACAGCTTCCGCAAGGGTATCCTGTGTATGGTAATCGAGGGGCCAGTGGTATTGATGGCCTGATCTCCACGCTGGCAGGCGTACAGCGTGCCACGGCGAAAGCGACGCTCGGCATCGTCGGCGATCTCTCTGCATTATACGATTTGAATGCGCTGGCGCTGTTGCGTCAGTCCCCCGCACCGCTGGTGTTGATCGTGGTGAACAATAACGGTGGCCAGATATTTTCCCTGTTGCCGACGCCGGTTGCACAGCGTGAAGCGTTTTACTGCATGCCGCAAAATGTGGAGTTCGGACATGCTGCTGCGATGTTTGGCCTGAATTACGTGCGCGCCGAAAGCTGGGAACAGCTGGCAGATACGGTGTCAGATTGCTGGACTCAGGGCGGCGTCACGCTGCTTGAAGTGGTAGTTGAGCCGAAAGACGGTGCGGAAACGCTCAATGAACTGGTCGCGCAGGTGGCGGCGTGGACTCACTAG
- the menB gene encoding 1,4-dihydroxy-2-naphthoyl-CoA synthase, producing MLYPSEELLYAPIEWHDCSGDFADILYHKSIDGIAKITINRPQVRNAFRPQTVKEMIQALDNARHDDGIGTIILTGAGDKAFCSGGDQKVRGDYGGYQDDSGVHHLNVLDFQRQIRTCPKPVIAMVAGYSIGGGHVLHMMCDLTIAAENAIFGQTGPRVGSFDGGWGASYMARIVGQKKAREIWFLCRQYDAAQALDMGLVNTVVPLADLEKETVRWCREMLQNSPMALRCLKAALNADCDGQAGLQELAGNATMLFYMTDEGQEGRNAFNEKRQPDFSKFKRNP from the coding sequence ATGCTTTATCCGAGTGAAGAACTGCTTTACGCACCGATTGAATGGCACGATTGCAGCGGCGACTTCGCCGATATCCTTTACCATAAATCTATCGATGGTATTGCCAAAATCACCATTAACCGTCCTCAGGTACGCAATGCGTTCCGTCCGCAAACGGTAAAAGAGATGATTCAGGCGCTCGATAATGCCCGTCACGATGACGGTATCGGGACGATTATCCTGACCGGTGCTGGCGATAAAGCATTCTGCTCCGGCGGCGATCAGAAAGTACGCGGTGACTACGGCGGCTATCAGGATGACAGCGGTGTGCATCACCTGAACGTGCTGGATTTCCAGCGCCAGATCCGCACCTGTCCGAAACCCGTTATCGCGATGGTGGCTGGGTATTCCATCGGCGGTGGACATGTTCTGCATATGATGTGTGACCTGACCATTGCGGCAGAAAATGCCATCTTCGGTCAGACTGGCCCGCGTGTCGGTTCTTTTGACGGCGGTTGGGGGGCCTCTTATATGGCACGCATCGTTGGTCAGAAGAAAGCCCGTGAAATCTGGTTCCTGTGCCGCCAATACGACGCTGCTCAAGCGTTGGATATGGGACTGGTGAACACCGTCGTACCGTTGGCCGATCTGGAAAAAGAAACCGTGCGCTGGTGCCGTGAAATGTTGCAAAACAGTCCGATGGCGCTGCGCTGCCTGAAAGCGGCGCTGAATGCGGACTGCGACGGTCAGGCTGGTTTGCAGGAACTGGCGGGCAACGCCACCATGTTGTTCTATATGACAGATGAAGGGCAGGAAGGCCGCAACGCGTTCAATGAGAAACGCCAGCCGGACTTCAGCAAATTCAAACGGAACCCGTAA
- a CDS encoding 2-succinyl-6-hydroxy-2,4-cyclohexadiene-1-carboxylate synthase, with protein MDSLDFQGLSCRKVTHGAVAPIQPWLVCLHGLFGSGEDWSPVLPFFRDWPMLLVDLPGHGASRAITTADFAEVSRQLTATLLEQGIERYWLLGYSLGGRIAMYHACEGHHDGMLGLLVEGGHPGLATPEQRTERIHHDARWAQRFRQDPLPEALQDWYQQAVFADIDSVQREQLIARRSANHGASVAAMLEATSLGRQPFLAARLQHLSIPFIYLCGASDVKFQTLAAQYGLPLLSVALAGHNAHQANPAAYAERVRTFLSHPVKD; from the coding sequence GTGGACTCACTAGATTTTCAGGGGCTAAGTTGCCGAAAAGTGACGCATGGCGCGGTTGCTCCGATACAGCCGTGGCTGGTGTGCCTGCATGGCTTATTCGGCAGTGGCGAGGACTGGTCGCCTGTCCTGCCGTTTTTTCGTGACTGGCCCATGCTGCTGGTGGATTTGCCCGGACACGGTGCGTCGCGAGCCATTACTACAGCAGATTTTGCCGAGGTAAGCCGCCAGCTAACCGCTACGCTGTTGGAGCAGGGTATCGAGCGTTATTGGCTGTTGGGCTATTCGCTTGGCGGGCGCATTGCGATGTACCACGCCTGCGAAGGGCATCATGACGGCATGCTAGGATTGCTGGTCGAAGGCGGACACCCCGGCCTGGCAACGCCCGAGCAGCGTACGGAGCGTATCCACCATGATGCACGCTGGGCGCAGCGCTTTCGTCAGGATCCGCTGCCAGAGGCCTTGCAGGACTGGTATCAGCAGGCGGTTTTTGCCGATATTGACTCAGTACAGCGTGAACAGCTGATCGCGCGCCGCAGCGCTAATCACGGCGCATCTGTCGCGGCAATGCTGGAAGCCACCTCGCTGGGGCGACAGCCTTTCTTGGCGGCGCGGCTACAGCATCTGTCGATACCTTTTATTTATTTATGCGGTGCCAGCGACGTGAAGTTTCAGACGCTGGCGGCGCAATATGGCCTGCCGTTACTGAGCGTTGCTCTGGCGGGTCATAATGCTCATCAGGCGAATCCGGCGGCCTATGCCGAGCGGGTTCGCACTTTTCTTTCGCATCCCGTTAAGGATTGA
- the menF gene encoding isochorismate synthase MenF encodes MKQLSDLLRHLQQDLREPQPECAGFRQITRSLTLSDASELLPWLATQPVYPQFYWQHRQDREEAAVCGKVCGFRHIQDAEAFLVQQQCDPDVRIWGLNAFNQAKEEGVSSPGYLFLPRAELRRQDDMLSLSINLFSETSLQQDAAEASAFINLLLPSASLPLLHAEVQSVGHQPERQGWIDLLQRALHDINTGLMEKVVLARATTLTLTQPLQATTFMAASRAANHHCFHFMLAHDARHAFLGSSPERLYRRRGSELETEALAGTVASDRDAHKAAELADWLMKDTKNQHENMLVVDDICQRLQQSALSLDVMPPEIVRLRKVQHLRRTIHATLRTASDSACLDALQPTAAVAGLPRQEARRFITAHEPFERRWYAGSAGYLSRQQSEFSVALRSAEVRDHVLTLYAGAGIVAGSDPEQEWQELENKAAGLRSLLDGDMS; translated from the coding sequence GTGAAACAACTTTCCGACTTGCTGCGACATTTGCAGCAGGATTTGCGCGAGCCACAGCCTGAATGCGCAGGTTTTAGACAAATAACGCGTTCATTAACTCTCAGCGATGCGTCTGAGCTACTACCGTGGCTGGCGACCCAGCCAGTGTACCCCCAGTTCTATTGGCAGCACCGTCAGGATCGTGAAGAAGCCGCCGTTTGCGGCAAGGTGTGCGGGTTTCGTCATATTCAGGATGCTGAGGCATTCCTCGTTCAGCAGCAGTGCGATCCCGATGTGCGCATCTGGGGGCTGAATGCCTTTAACCAGGCGAAAGAAGAGGGCGTTTCGTCACCGGGTTATCTATTCTTGCCCCGCGCGGAGCTGCGACGTCAGGATGATATGCTCAGCCTGAGTATTAACCTGTTCAGTGAAACGTCATTGCAACAGGATGCGGCTGAAGCCTCAGCGTTTATTAATCTGCTTCTTCCGTCTGCGTCACTGCCTCTTTTACATGCGGAGGTGCAATCTGTCGGGCATCAGCCGGAGCGTCAGGGGTGGATTGATTTGCTCCAGCGGGCGCTGCATGACATCAACACAGGGTTAATGGAAAAGGTCGTTTTGGCGCGAGCAACCACGTTAACGCTGACTCAGCCGTTACAAGCAACCACCTTTATGGCCGCCAGTCGTGCGGCGAATCACCACTGTTTCCATTTCATGCTGGCGCACGATGCGCGTCATGCGTTTCTCGGCTCCAGCCCTGAGCGGCTTTATCGCCGGCGAGGGAGTGAGCTGGAAACGGAAGCCTTGGCGGGAACGGTGGCAAGCGATCGTGATGCACATAAAGCGGCCGAACTGGCCGATTGGCTGATGAAAGACACTAAAAATCAGCATGAGAACATGCTGGTAGTGGATGATATTTGCCAGCGGTTACAGCAGTCGGCGCTGTCGCTGGATGTGATGCCGCCGGAAATTGTGCGTCTGCGCAAGGTGCAGCATCTGCGTCGTACCATTCATGCCACGCTACGCACCGCTTCTGATAGCGCGTGCCTCGATGCATTGCAGCCTACGGCGGCGGTAGCGGGGTTACCTCGGCAAGAGGCGCGCCGTTTTATTACGGCACATGAACCGTTTGAGCGTCGCTGGTATGCGGGTTCTGCGGGTTATCTTTCGCGTCAGCAGTCTGAATTCAGCGTGGCGCTACGTTCGGCCGAGGTGCGGGATCATGTTTTGACACTTTATGCTGGCGCCGGAATTGTGGCAGGTTCTGATCCAGAACAAGAATGGCAGGAGTTAGAAAACAAAGCCGCTGGGCTGAGATCCCTGCTAGACGGTGATATGTCATAG
- a CDS encoding o-succinylbenzoate--CoA ligase, translating into MAILTDWPWRYWASQTPQPVPLNEPVALIDDETRWSWQMLAQRVDRLAEHFAQQGVTAESTVALRGKNSVPMLCSYLALLQCGARALPLNPQLPDTLTEVLLPALNVACGLCLNDKPWPDSVRTLSLPSASSLSGDIEETIDTNRLRWQDERLATLTLTSGSSGMPKAVAHTFSAHISSAEGVVQMMAFSASDSWLLSLPLFHVSGQGIIWRWLATGATIVVRAHQPLDTALRDCTHASLVPTQLWRLLSEKAFPEALKAVLLGGAMIPQTLTQQAEARGVSCWCGYGLTELASTVCAKRADGRSGVGMPLLGREIQLVDDEILLRGSTLAAGYWRDGKLIPLVDDDGWFHTRDRGLFTEGEWHIQGRLDNQFFSGGEGVQPENIEAVLLTHPAVQQACIVPVEDVEFGHRPVAVLEVVQTTTLDAVRDWLQPQLAGFQRPVAYYALPAELKNGGIKLSRQQVKNWVKATYPQPKR; encoded by the coding sequence ATGGCAATCCTGACTGACTGGCCGTGGCGATACTGGGCTAGCCAGACGCCCCAGCCTGTCCCGTTGAATGAGCCTGTCGCGTTGATTGACGATGAAACCCGTTGGAGCTGGCAGATGCTTGCCCAGCGGGTTGATCGTCTGGCAGAGCATTTCGCACAGCAGGGGGTGACTGCCGAAAGCACGGTAGCGCTACGCGGGAAAAATAGCGTACCGATGCTGTGCAGCTATCTGGCGCTGTTACAGTGCGGTGCGCGTGCGTTACCGCTGAATCCACAGTTGCCCGATACGTTAACTGAGGTGCTGCTGCCTGCGCTGAATGTCGCGTGTGGTCTGTGTCTGAATGATAAGCCCTGGCCTGATTCTGTACGTACCCTTTCTTTACCATCAGCTTCCTCGCTATCGGGTGATATCGAAGAAACCATCGACACCAATAGATTACGCTGGCAGGACGAGCGACTGGCGACGCTGACGCTGACATCCGGTTCTAGCGGAATGCCGAAAGCGGTAGCGCACACTTTTTCTGCCCATATCTCCAGCGCGGAAGGTGTGGTTCAAATGATGGCGTTTTCCGCCAGCGACAGTTGGCTGCTGTCACTTCCGCTCTTTCACGTGTCTGGGCAGGGTATCATCTGGCGCTGGCTTGCTACTGGGGCGACGATTGTTGTTCGCGCGCATCAGCCTCTGGATACTGCGCTGCGCGATTGCACCCACGCTTCTCTGGTACCGACCCAACTGTGGCGACTGCTGTCGGAGAAGGCCTTTCCTGAAGCATTGAAAGCGGTATTGCTCGGCGGCGCGATGATCCCGCAGACGCTGACGCAACAGGCGGAAGCACGCGGTGTCAGCTGCTGGTGTGGCTACGGTCTGACTGAACTGGCCTCTACGGTTTGTGCTAAGCGTGCCGATGGGCGTTCGGGCGTCGGAATGCCGCTGCTCGGGCGAGAGATCCAGCTTGTGGACGATGAGATTCTGCTGCGTGGCAGCACGTTGGCCGCTGGCTATTGGCGTGACGGAAAACTGATTCCGTTGGTCGATGATGACGGCTGGTTCCACACGCGCGATCGCGGGCTATTTACCGAGGGCGAGTGGCACATTCAAGGGCGTTTGGATAATCAGTTCTTCAGCGGTGGAGAAGGGGTTCAGCCGGAGAATATCGAGGCCGTGTTGTTGACGCATCCTGCTGTTCAGCAGGCATGCATTGTGCCCGTTGAAGACGTGGAGTTCGGCCACCGCCCCGTTGCTGTGTTGGAGGTAGTACAAACCACGACGCTTGATGCGGTTCGTGATTGGCTACAGCCGCAGCTTGCCGGCTTTCAGCGCCCGGTCGCGTATTATGCGCTGCCTGCCGAACTGAAAAATGGTGGAATTAAGCTTTCTCGCCAACAGGTGAAAAACTGGGTAAAGGCAACGTATCCCCAACCTAAAAGGTAG
- a CDS encoding SDR family NAD(P)-dependent oxidoreductase, protein MQTANNTILITGGGSGIGRELAQRFNDLGNTVIVTGRRASLLQETIAGRQNMHAFELDIDDPKAINAFAQRIVTEYPSLNVLINNAGIMRYEDLSTRSDLCDAQAQITTNVLGPIRLTNAFIDHLKSQQNPAIVNVSSGLAFVPRADAAVYSATKAAVHFYTLSLRHQLVDQVEVIELVPPGIQTELTPGQSDREGYMPLNAYIDEVMALFCKQPTPNEIVVDRAQLQRLAEREGRFEQVFDLINVRATEQRARGK, encoded by the coding sequence ATGCAAACGGCAAATAACACAATACTCATTACGGGAGGTGGTTCCGGCATTGGTCGCGAGCTCGCACAGCGTTTCAACGATCTCGGCAACACGGTTATTGTGACGGGTCGGCGAGCTTCTCTCCTGCAGGAGACGATCGCTGGACGACAAAATATGCACGCGTTCGAATTAGATATCGATGATCCCAAGGCTATCAATGCGTTTGCACAGCGGATCGTGACGGAATATCCATCCCTTAACGTCCTGATTAACAATGCTGGCATCATGCGTTACGAAGATCTGAGTACGAGAAGCGATCTGTGCGATGCGCAGGCGCAGATTACTACGAACGTGCTTGGGCCTATCCGCCTCACAAATGCCTTTATCGATCACCTGAAGAGCCAACAGAATCCAGCGATTGTTAATGTGTCTTCGGGTCTGGCTTTCGTTCCGCGCGCTGATGCGGCGGTTTATAGCGCGACTAAGGCTGCCGTTCACTTCTACACCCTGTCATTGCGGCATCAGCTCGTGGATCAGGTGGAAGTCATCGAACTCGTGCCACCGGGTATCCAAACCGAGCTCACGCCGGGTCAGTCGGATCGCGAAGGTTACATGCCTCTGAACGCATACATCGATGAAGTTATGGCTCTGTTTTGCAAGCAACCGACGCCAAACGAGATCGTTGTGGATCGCGCTCAACTACAACGCTTGGCTGAGCGTGAAGGGCGCTTCGAACAGGTGTTTGATTTGATCAACGTGCGGGCAACTGAGCAGCGCGCTAGGGGTAAATAA